Proteins encoded together in one Planctomyces sp. SH-PL14 window:
- a CDS encoding DUF1501 domain-containing protein — MLTTLHESVLCNRRGVSRRGFLRTVSAAAVAAGTLTFSDYMSVQAEELRRQGKSMILLWMSGGPSQLETFDPKPDHENGGGTRVISTAVPGIQIAEGWENVAGVMKEIALVRSMTNKEGNHQRASYQLHTGYVPAGSVKHPGFGSNIAKELADPRHDLPAVVSIGRTEGLGGYLGVDYEPFIVDNPGSLPSNVGTTVSPARLERRLEHLKRLEADFAARGGQVVVDNQQKIYDKASRLVLSPLTQAFDTSSEPEALRQKYGESAFGKGCLLARRLIEKGVTFVEVRSNGWDTHDDVHTRVNTLAEQVDPGFGTLIADLKDRGMLENTVVAWMGEFGRTPKVNPRDGRDHYPRAFNAAVAGGGIKGGQVIGRTSPDGSAIDDRPVSVPDLFSSICRCLQVNPAKETVSPLGRPMKIVDGGEVVQELFS; from the coding sequence ATGCTCACCACCCTCCACGAATCGGTCCTCTGCAATCGCCGGGGCGTTTCCCGCCGCGGGTTCCTGCGGACGGTTTCCGCCGCCGCGGTGGCCGCGGGCACCCTGACCTTCTCGGACTACATGTCGGTCCAGGCGGAAGAGCTTCGCCGGCAGGGAAAGAGCATGATCCTGCTCTGGATGTCCGGCGGACCGAGCCAGCTCGAGACCTTCGATCCCAAGCCGGACCACGAGAACGGCGGCGGCACGCGGGTCATCTCGACCGCCGTGCCGGGGATCCAGATCGCCGAAGGCTGGGAGAACGTCGCCGGCGTCATGAAGGAGATCGCCCTCGTCCGGTCGATGACCAACAAGGAAGGGAACCATCAGCGGGCGAGCTATCAGCTCCACACCGGCTACGTCCCCGCCGGGAGCGTCAAGCACCCGGGATTCGGGTCGAATATCGCCAAGGAGCTGGCCGATCCGCGGCACGACCTCCCGGCGGTCGTCTCGATCGGCCGGACCGAAGGACTCGGGGGCTACCTCGGCGTCGACTATGAGCCGTTCATCGTCGACAACCCGGGTTCCCTTCCGAGCAACGTCGGTACGACCGTCAGTCCCGCGCGGCTCGAACGGCGGCTGGAGCACCTCAAGCGGCTGGAGGCGGACTTCGCGGCCCGCGGCGGGCAGGTGGTCGTCGACAACCAGCAGAAGATCTACGACAAGGCGTCGCGGCTCGTCCTCAGCCCGCTGACGCAGGCCTTTGATACCAGCAGCGAGCCGGAAGCCCTCCGCCAGAAGTACGGCGAGTCGGCGTTCGGGAAGGGCTGCCTCCTGGCCCGGCGGCTGATCGAAAAGGGGGTGACGTTCGTCGAAGTCCGCTCGAACGGCTGGGACACCCATGACGACGTCCACACCCGCGTCAATACGCTCGCGGAGCAGGTCGATCCGGGGTTCGGCACGCTGATCGCCGACCTCAAGGACCGCGGAATGCTCGAGAACACGGTTGTCGCCTGGATGGGAGAGTTCGGGCGGACACCCAAGGTCAACCCCCGTGACGGCCGCGATCATTATCCGCGGGCGTTTAATGCCGCGGTCGCCGGGGGCGGAATTAAAGGAGGGCAAGTGATCGGTCGGACGAGCCCCGATGGCTCGGCGATTGACGACCGCCCCGTCAGCGTCCCGGACCTCTTCTCCTCGATCTGCCGTTGCCTCCAGGTCAACCCGGCCAAGGAGACCGTCAGTCCGCTCGGCCGACCGATGAAGATCGTCGACGGCGGGGAGGTCGTGCAGGAGCTGTTCAGTTAG
- a CDS encoding DUF1549 domain-containing protein has protein sequence MKPLRRPLRILLLGGCVLVGSALLTTGALTADKPLAKSDAGKSATAKSTAKGTAKPVLGTQGKLNSSQTIAKEVDRLIAAHLAKESVTAGARTSDEDFLRRVTLDLAGTVPTAKEVTLFCLNADPDKREKTIDKLLGSDAFAENWAGYWREVVFSRATNQRVRLVQDVFEGWLKEQFQANTPWNKVATEMICATGNTETDGEIGLIFAQEGDPNEIASEVSRIFLGIQIQCANCHNHPYDKWTREEFHTLAAYFPRIQVRRESPQTLRSFVVTSADFLERQPQGRQYDPEQIFRFMDRNRDGFLVKEEASGPLAARFDTILGFADKNKDGKLTPQELKDAPRPDANQPGRGSAEHYMPDLNDPQSKGTLMEPAFFLDKSKLKAGTDDLDRREALAEHITAKDNPWFAKAFVNRVWAEMLGEGFFTPIDDMGPLREAQYGEVLNALARGFTAQNYDVKWLYRTIALTDAYQRQLAGSEGTSLNGPAFAAAAPTRLRSDQIYNELTSVLGISNLGIAGGRGGPMGRLPLSQRQGFAVLFGFDPSTPQEDILGTVPQALFMMNNPAIQRMMGGTGNTRLAQILKDYSNDEDALIELYLVILAREPSKQETELNLALIRTIGNRSEAFEDILWSLLNSSEFVTKR, from the coding sequence ATGAAACCACTCCGCCGACCACTCCGAATTCTGCTGCTCGGTGGCTGCGTTCTGGTTGGCTCGGCGCTGTTGACGACCGGGGCGCTCACCGCCGACAAGCCGCTCGCCAAATCGGATGCGGGCAAATCGGCGACGGCCAAGTCAACCGCCAAGGGGACTGCGAAGCCGGTCCTGGGGACGCAGGGAAAGCTCAACTCGTCGCAGACGATCGCAAAAGAAGTCGACCGTCTGATCGCCGCCCACCTGGCGAAGGAATCAGTCACGGCCGGCGCGCGGACCAGCGACGAGGATTTCCTCCGCCGCGTCACGCTCGACCTGGCGGGGACCGTCCCGACCGCCAAGGAAGTCACCCTCTTCTGCCTGAACGCCGATCCCGACAAGCGGGAGAAGACGATCGACAAACTCCTCGGCTCGGACGCCTTCGCGGAGAACTGGGCCGGCTACTGGCGGGAAGTGGTCTTCTCCCGGGCCACGAACCAGCGGGTGCGGCTCGTTCAGGATGTCTTTGAAGGCTGGCTCAAGGAGCAGTTCCAGGCGAACACCCCCTGGAACAAGGTCGCCACGGAGATGATCTGCGCCACCGGCAACACGGAGACCGACGGCGAGATCGGCCTGATCTTCGCCCAGGAAGGGGACCCGAACGAGATCGCCTCGGAAGTCTCCCGGATCTTCCTCGGGATCCAGATCCAGTGCGCCAATTGCCACAACCATCCATATGACAAGTGGACTCGCGAGGAGTTCCACACGCTGGCCGCCTACTTCCCCCGGATCCAAGTCCGCCGCGAGTCCCCGCAGACCCTGCGGTCGTTCGTCGTCACCTCGGCGGATTTCCTCGAGCGTCAGCCGCAGGGGCGGCAGTACGACCCCGAGCAGATTTTCCGCTTCATGGATCGCAACCGCGACGGCTTCCTGGTGAAGGAAGAAGCGAGCGGTCCGCTCGCCGCGCGGTTCGACACGATCCTCGGCTTCGCCGACAAGAACAAGGACGGCAAGCTCACCCCGCAGGAACTCAAGGACGCTCCGCGGCCCGACGCCAACCAGCCCGGCCGCGGCTCGGCCGAGCACTACATGCCGGACCTCAACGACCCGCAGTCCAAGGGGACGCTGATGGAGCCGGCGTTCTTCCTCGACAAGTCGAAGCTCAAGGCGGGAACGGACGACCTCGACCGCCGCGAAGCCCTCGCCGAGCACATCACGGCGAAAGACAATCCCTGGTTCGCGAAGGCGTTCGTCAACCGCGTCTGGGCGGAGATGCTGGGCGAAGGGTTCTTCACCCCGATCGACGACATGGGCCCGCTCCGCGAAGCGCAGTACGGCGAGGTCCTGAACGCCCTGGCCCGCGGCTTCACCGCGCAGAACTACGACGTGAAGTGGCTGTACCGGACGATCGCCCTGACCGATGCCTACCAGCGGCAGCTGGCGGGGAGCGAAGGGACGTCGCTGAACGGGCCAGCGTTCGCGGCCGCCGCGCCGACGCGGCTCCGGTCCGACCAGATTTACAACGAGCTGACCTCGGTCCTCGGCATCTCCAACCTGGGGATCGCCGGCGGACGGGGCGGGCCGATGGGGCGGCTTCCCCTCTCGCAGCGGCAGGGCTTTGCCGTGCTGTTCGGCTTTGACCCCTCGACGCCGCAGGAGGACATCCTCGGGACCGTCCCGCAGGCCCTGTTCATGATGAACAACCCCGCCATCCAGCGAATGATGGGCGGCACCGGCAACACGCGGCTCGCGCAGATCCTCAAGGATTACTCGAACGACGAGGACGCTCTCATCGAGCTCTATCTCGTCATTCTGGCCCGCGAGCCGTCCAAGCAGGAGACGGAGCTCAACCTGGCCCTCATCCGCACCATCGGCAACCGCTCGGAAGCCTTCGAAGACATCCTCTGGAGCCTGCTGAACAGCAGCGAGTTCGTGACGAAGAGATGA
- a CDS encoding Clp protease N-terminal domain-containing protein, producing the protein MYERFTDRSRKVMQLANEEAQRFQHEYIGTEHILLGLLKEGSGVAANVLRNLGVDRDRIRIEVETILRSERDRVDKGDLPRPPWAKKVIEYAMEEGRHLNHNYVGTEHLLLGLLREPEGVAARVLMNLGLKLGDVREEVLNLLGHGIARVEARAPKPAELPSEMTARVRRVLEVAQEEAERLNVGFVGTEHLLLGLVRDQACVAVQILRLAGGTQDLIRAEVERVVGADPTKGSPPLKGAVPYSEAFNRVLTLAEQEARDGEHLGTEHLLFALLSVPEGQAAPVLGRFGITIGKAREAYRRWLSRGISPSRRLFPRESDTAFEDRVADGTEVLSPAHSRRAARVMRYANQESQRFNHEYVDTEHLLLGLVQEGKSVAVNVLKNLGIDPRKIRLEVEKRMQSGPDILAIGRLPQTPRTKWVREYATEEARLAGHPVIGTEHLLLGLLSVSEGKAAEILGGLGVTIDAVRAGIRDVLPDPRIAEDQFLGDAPLGDEPQDDFPAS; encoded by the coding sequence ATGTACGAACGCTTCACAGACCGCTCCCGAAAGGTGATGCAGCTGGCCAACGAGGAAGCGCAGCGGTTCCAGCATGAGTACATCGGCACCGAACACATTCTCCTGGGTCTCCTGAAGGAAGGTTCGGGGGTCGCTGCGAACGTTCTCAGGAACCTGGGTGTTGATCGCGACCGGATTCGCATCGAGGTCGAAACGATCTTGCGGTCGGAACGAGACCGCGTAGACAAGGGCGATCTGCCTCGGCCGCCGTGGGCCAAGAAGGTGATCGAGTACGCGATGGAGGAGGGCCGACACCTCAATCACAACTACGTCGGGACCGAACACCTCCTGCTGGGGCTGCTCCGCGAACCGGAAGGAGTCGCCGCCCGCGTCCTCATGAACCTTGGCCTCAAGCTGGGAGACGTTCGAGAGGAAGTCCTCAACCTGCTCGGCCACGGGATCGCGCGGGTCGAAGCCCGGGCACCGAAACCCGCGGAATTGCCTTCCGAAATGACCGCACGGGTGCGGCGGGTTCTCGAGGTCGCTCAGGAGGAGGCGGAGCGTCTCAACGTCGGATTCGTCGGGACGGAGCATCTCCTTCTCGGCCTGGTGCGAGACCAGGCGTGTGTGGCCGTTCAGATCCTGAGACTGGCGGGGGGAACTCAGGACCTGATCCGTGCGGAAGTCGAGAGAGTCGTCGGCGCGGATCCGACAAAGGGATCCCCGCCCCTCAAGGGAGCCGTTCCGTATTCCGAGGCGTTCAACCGTGTCCTCACGCTGGCGGAGCAGGAGGCCCGCGATGGCGAACATCTGGGGACCGAACATCTTCTGTTTGCCCTCCTGTCCGTGCCGGAGGGGCAGGCGGCTCCTGTCCTGGGGCGATTCGGTATCACTATCGGCAAGGCGCGGGAGGCCTATCGGCGGTGGCTCAGCCGCGGCATCTCACCGAGCCGAAGGCTCTTTCCGCGAGAGTCGGACACGGCCTTCGAAGATCGAGTAGCGGACGGGACGGAAGTTCTTTCGCCCGCGCACAGCCGGAGGGCCGCGCGGGTGATGAGGTACGCCAACCAGGAATCTCAGCGGTTCAACCACGAATACGTCGACACGGAACACCTCCTTCTTGGACTTGTGCAGGAAGGGAAGAGTGTCGCGGTGAACGTTCTAAAGAATCTCGGCATCGACCCGCGGAAGATCCGCCTGGAAGTGGAGAAGAGGATGCAGTCGGGCCCTGACATCCTGGCCATCGGCCGGCTGCCGCAGACACCCCGGACGAAGTGGGTGAGGGAGTATGCCACCGAGGAGGCCCGGCTTGCCGGTCATCCGGTCATCGGGACGGAGCATCTGCTGCTCGGCCTCCTGAGCGTGAGCGAGGGGAAGGCGGCCGAAATTCTCGGCGGTCTGGGTGTGACGATCGATGCGGTCCGCGCGGGAATTCGGGACGTGCTGCCGGATCCGCGGATCGCGGAGGATCAGTTCCTGGGAGACGCCCCCCTCGGCGATGAGCCGCAAGACGACTTCCCAGCCTCATGA
- a CDS encoding ATP-dependent Clp protease ATP-binding subunit, whose protein sequence is MYERFTDRARKVMQLANQEAQRFNHEYIGTEHILLGLVKEGSGVAANVLKNLDVDLRKIRLEVEKIVQSGPDILAIGKLPQTPRAKKVIEYAMEEARNLNHNYVGTEHLLLGLLREQEGVAAQVLMNLGLKLEDVREEVLNLLGHGIEQSETQERGGAAQQGKANKSKTPALDSFGRDLTELARGSKLDPVIGRTNEIERVIQILCRRQKNNPVLLGEAGVGKTAIVEGFAQMVVEGNVPEILRDRRIVVLDLAMMVAGTKYRGQFEERIKAVMNEVRRAKNIILFIDELHTLVGAGGAEGAIDASNVLKPALSRGEMQCIGATTLDEYRKYIEKDAALERRFQSVMVDPPGKDQAVEILKGLKDRYESHHRVQYTDDALEKAVELSNRYITGRCLPDKAIDVIDEAGARIRLKSMVRPPDLKDLEEEIERLNAQKEEAVASQDFEKAASLRDSADKLKKKKENINREWRQKSKETDGVVDAEVIAEVVAKMTGVPLTRMSSEDTVRLLEMEKELHKRVVSQDQAIKVVCKAVRRARAGLKDPKRPMAAFLFSGPTGVGKTLLAKTLAEFMFGDEEALIQIDMSEYQERHNVSRLIGAPPGYVGYEEGGQLTEKIRRRPYAVVLLDEIEKAHPDVYNMLLQIMEEGRLTDSFGRKVDFKNVILIMTTNVGAKSIASSPFGFRTVANEVQEHDKMKTNVMAEISRVFKPEFIGRLDEIVVFQKLTDENMRQVVDIELSKVRNRLKERGLTLRLSDEAKQLVIDKTHADGERDNVDYGARPLRRSIEMYVEDPLSEELLRGVFQGKNLITVKVREVGTEKQFDFEGAVDDSLGVDAAPELATAGASSDETESGSN, encoded by the coding sequence ATGTACGAACGCTTTACTGACCGTGCCAGAAAGGTCATGCAGCTGGCCAACCAGGAAGCGCAGCGGTTCAACCACGAATACATCGGAACTGAACACATCCTCCTGGGCCTGGTGAAAGAAGGCTCGGGGGTCGCTGCGAACGTCCTCAAGAACCTCGACGTCGATCTCCGCAAGATCCGTCTCGAAGTCGAAAAGATCGTCCAGTCCGGACCGGACATCCTGGCCATCGGCAAGCTGCCGCAGACGCCGCGGGCCAAGAAGGTCATCGAGTACGCGATGGAAGAGGCCCGGAACCTCAACCACAACTACGTCGGGACCGAGCACCTCCTCCTCGGCCTCCTCCGCGAACAGGAAGGGGTCGCCGCCCAGGTCCTGATGAACCTCGGCCTCAAGCTGGAAGACGTCCGCGAGGAAGTCCTCAACCTGCTCGGCCACGGCATCGAACAGTCCGAAACGCAGGAGCGGGGCGGCGCCGCCCAGCAGGGGAAAGCCAACAAGAGCAAGACCCCCGCTCTCGACAGCTTCGGCCGCGACCTGACGGAACTCGCCCGCGGCTCCAAGCTCGACCCGGTCATCGGCCGGACGAACGAGATCGAGCGCGTCATCCAGATCCTCTGCCGCCGCCAGAAGAACAACCCGGTTCTCCTCGGTGAAGCAGGCGTCGGTAAGACGGCGATCGTCGAAGGGTTCGCCCAGATGGTCGTCGAAGGGAACGTGCCCGAGATCCTCCGCGACCGCCGGATCGTCGTCCTCGACCTCGCCATGATGGTCGCCGGCACGAAGTACCGCGGCCAGTTCGAGGAGCGGATCAAGGCGGTCATGAACGAAGTCCGCCGGGCGAAGAACATCATCCTGTTCATCGACGAGCTCCACACGCTTGTCGGGGCCGGGGGAGCGGAAGGGGCGATCGACGCCTCGAACGTCCTCAAGCCGGCTCTCTCCCGCGGCGAGATGCAGTGCATCGGTGCGACGACCCTCGACGAGTACCGCAAGTACATCGAGAAGGACGCCGCCCTCGAACGCCGCTTCCAGTCGGTCATGGTCGACCCGCCGGGCAAGGACCAGGCGGTCGAGATCCTGAAAGGCCTTAAGGACCGTTACGAGAGCCACCACCGTGTCCAGTACACGGACGACGCCCTCGAGAAGGCGGTCGAGCTGTCGAACCGGTACATCACCGGCCGCTGCCTGCCGGACAAGGCGATCGACGTCATCGACGAAGCGGGTGCCCGCATCCGTCTGAAGTCGATGGTCCGTCCGCCGGATCTGAAGGACCTGGAAGAAGAGATCGAGCGCCTCAACGCCCAGAAGGAAGAGGCGGTCGCCAGCCAGGACTTCGAAAAGGCGGCCTCGCTCCGCGACTCGGCCGACAAGCTCAAGAAGAAGAAGGAAAACATCAACCGCGAATGGCGGCAGAAGTCCAAGGAGACCGATGGCGTCGTCGACGCCGAGGTCATCGCGGAAGTCGTCGCCAAGATGACCGGCGTGCCCCTGACGCGCATGTCGAGCGAGGACACCGTCCGTCTGCTCGAGATGGAGAAGGAGCTGCACAAGCGGGTCGTGAGCCAGGATCAGGCGATCAAGGTCGTCTGCAAGGCGGTCCGCCGGGCCCGTGCCGGCCTCAAGGACCCCAAGCGGCCGATGGCGGCCTTCCTGTTCTCCGGTCCGACCGGGGTTGGAAAGACGCTGCTTGCCAAGACGCTCGCCGAGTTCATGTTCGGTGACGAAGAGGCCCTCATCCAGATCGATATGAGCGAGTACCAGGAGCGGCACAACGTGAGCCGCCTCATCGGTGCCCCGCCGGGATATGTCGGTTACGAAGAGGGTGGTCAGCTCACGGAGAAGATCCGTCGCCGGCCGTACGCGGTCGTCCTCCTCGACGAAATCGAGAAGGCGCACCCGGACGTCTACAACATGCTTCTGCAGATCATGGAAGAAGGCCGGCTGACCGACTCGTTCGGTCGGAAGGTCGACTTCAAGAACGTGATCCTGATCATGACGACGAACGTCGGGGCGAAGTCGATCGCCAGCAGCCCGTTCGGGTTCCGGACCGTCGCCAACGAGGTCCAGGAGCACGACAAGATGAAGACGAACGTCATGGCGGAGATCAGCCGGGTGTTCAAGCCCGAGTTCATCGGCCGTCTGGACGAGATCGTCGTCTTCCAGAAGCTGACCGACGAGAACATGCGGCAGGTCGTGGACATCGAGCTGTCGAAGGTCCGCAACCGTCTCAAGGAGCGGGGCCTGACGCTGCGTCTGTCCGACGAGGCGAAGCAGCTTGTGATCGACAAGACGCACGCCGATGGCGAGCGGGACAATGTCGATTACGGGGCTCGTCCGCTCCGCCGGTCGATTGAGATGTATGTTGAGGATCCGCTCTCGGAAGAACTGCTCCGCGGCGTGTTCCAGGGGAAGAACCTGATCACGGTGAAGGTGCGGGAAGTCGGGACGGAGAAGCAGTTCGACTTTGAGGGGGCGGTGGACGACTCCCTGGGTGTGGACGCGGCTCCGGAGTTGGCGACGGCGGGTGCGTCGTCGGACGAGACGGAGTCGGGCTCGAACTAG
- a CDS encoding TetR/AcrR family transcriptional regulator — METQPTSVRGPGRPRDEDLSARRSSEILEGAVRFFAEFGYADADLQVLADRVGVGKGTIYRYFPSKETLFFAAVEHGLHQLREATETAAAQAETPLQAIELAIRAYLGFFDRHPEIVELFVQERAHFRDRPQATYFIHQEAHSQGWRQLVLQLIADKVIRDIPVDRMMATISQLLYGTMFTNYFRGRTHAVEDQCQDILDLTFHGILEPGVRT; from the coding sequence ATGGAAACACAGCCGACATCGGTCCGAGGGCCAGGACGCCCCCGGGACGAAGACCTCAGCGCCCGCCGCTCCTCCGAAATCCTCGAAGGAGCGGTCCGGTTCTTCGCCGAATTCGGCTACGCCGACGCGGACCTGCAGGTCCTCGCGGACCGGGTCGGCGTCGGCAAAGGGACCATCTACCGCTACTTCCCCAGCAAAGAAACCCTGTTCTTCGCCGCCGTCGAACACGGCCTGCACCAACTCCGCGAAGCGACCGAAACCGCCGCCGCCCAGGCCGAAACCCCGCTCCAGGCGATCGAACTCGCCATCCGGGCGTACCTCGGGTTCTTCGACCGGCACCCCGAGATCGTCGAACTCTTCGTCCAGGAACGGGCCCACTTCCGCGACCGCCCCCAGGCGACCTACTTCATCCACCAGGAAGCCCACTCGCAGGGCTGGCGGCAACTCGTCCTTCAACTCATCGCGGACAAGGTCATCCGCGACATTCCCGTCGACCGCATGATGGCCACCATTTCCCAACTGCTCTACGGCACCATGTTCACGAACTACTTCCGAGGTCGAACGCACGCGGTCGAAGACCAGTGCCAGGACATCCTCGACCTCACCTTCCACGGCATCCTCGAGCCGGGAGTCCGCACATGA
- a CDS encoding efflux RND transporter periplasmic adaptor subunit: MTKLLPRLAAASLLLMTLAGPLCLSGCQKGEAVADTKADAKPDPIVVTTAPVESRKVERRASVVGTLSGFEEFTMTPKVEGRVASILFDVGDRVDPGTVMLELDSVDYRLAVDEAERGLETELARLGTAQVPNESFDIEKLPSVTRARLVMENAKRRADRINTLFRSNAASEDSHEQAQSELDVADATLKQTRLDAQTALAGVRHRQAQLATARQKLAETSLTAPRFSPGKEFGEAAVQYVVAKRMVSVSEMVRAFPSTPVFELVIDNILKFRTAIPERYLSQVRLGQMVEIRVEAWPDRVFPARVSRIEPTIHQESRTFLAEALVANPEHKLMCGGFAKAEAVLDENAHALAVPLDAIVQFAGVTKVFRVVNDAAEEVVVRLGGRGPGWVEVIGGLSAGDSVVTSGHSKLSNGTSVRIRESLDDKPTLPADPKPAVTAARH, from the coding sequence ATGACCAAGCTCCTTCCCCGCCTCGCCGCGGCCTCTCTCCTGCTCATGACTCTCGCCGGTCCGCTCTGCCTCTCCGGATGCCAGAAGGGAGAGGCGGTCGCCGACACGAAGGCCGACGCCAAACCGGATCCGATCGTCGTCACGACCGCCCCCGTCGAGTCCCGCAAGGTCGAGCGGCGGGCTTCAGTCGTCGGCACGCTCAGCGGGTTCGAAGAGTTCACCATGACCCCCAAGGTCGAGGGCCGGGTCGCGTCGATCCTGTTCGACGTGGGAGACCGGGTGGATCCCGGGACCGTCATGCTGGAACTCGATTCCGTCGATTACCGGCTGGCGGTCGATGAAGCCGAGCGGGGACTGGAGACGGAACTGGCCCGGCTCGGAACCGCCCAGGTCCCGAACGAGTCGTTCGACATCGAGAAACTCCCCAGTGTCACCCGGGCCCGGCTCGTGATGGAGAACGCCAAGCGGCGGGCTGACCGGATCAACACGCTCTTCCGCTCTAACGCCGCCTCGGAGGACAGCCACGAGCAGGCGCAGTCGGAGCTCGACGTGGCCGACGCCACGCTGAAGCAGACCCGCCTCGACGCCCAGACCGCCCTGGCCGGCGTCCGCCACCGACAGGCGCAGCTCGCCACGGCGCGGCAGAAGCTCGCCGAGACGAGCCTGACGGCACCCAGGTTTTCTCCAGGTAAGGAGTTCGGCGAGGCCGCCGTCCAGTATGTCGTCGCCAAACGGATGGTCTCGGTGAGCGAGATGGTCCGGGCCTTCCCGTCGACACCGGTCTTCGAACTCGTCATCGACAACATCCTCAAATTCCGGACCGCGATCCCCGAGCGGTACCTCTCGCAGGTCCGCCTTGGACAGATGGTGGAGATCCGGGTCGAAGCGTGGCCGGACCGGGTTTTCCCCGCGCGGGTCTCGCGGATCGAGCCGACGATCCATCAGGAGAGCCGGACGTTCCTGGCGGAAGCACTCGTTGCGAACCCGGAACACAAGCTGATGTGCGGCGGTTTCGCCAAGGCGGAAGCAGTCCTCGATGAAAACGCCCACGCCCTCGCCGTCCCGCTCGACGCCATCGTCCAGTTCGCCGGGGTGACGAAGGTCTTCCGCGTGGTGAACGACGCGGCGGAAGAAGTCGTCGTCCGCCTCGGCGGCCGCGGCCCCGGCTGGGTGGAGGTGATCGGCGGTCTCTCGGCCGGCGATTCCGTCGTCACGAGCGGCCACTCGAAGCTCTCGAACGGGACGTCCGTCCGGATTCGCGAAAGCCTGGACGACAAGCCGACTCTCCCGGCGGACCCGAAGCCAGCCGTGACCGCCGCCAGACACTGA